A region from the Pseudomonas cucumis genome encodes:
- a CDS encoding P-loop NTPase family protein — MSTHHPPTLNLTRTLIIGNSGSGKSWLAKRLAEQLQVPWIDLDLIHWISDEHSIPRPRAEALGMARVAASEQRWVIEGVYGWMVSELVEQATLLIWLCLEDEDCVNNIRLRESKRDDNDELLFALLEWAGRYRTREGSSGFVAHQRLFEGFDGSKLQLMDRAEVTAFVSTMEQTD, encoded by the coding sequence ATGAGCACACATCACCCGCCCACCCTGAACCTCACCCGAACCCTGATCATCGGCAATTCCGGCTCGGGCAAGAGTTGGCTGGCCAAACGACTGGCCGAGCAACTGCAAGTACCCTGGATCGATCTCGACCTGATTCACTGGATATCCGATGAACACAGCATCCCTCGCCCCCGCGCCGAAGCGCTGGGAATGGCGCGGGTGGCAGCCAGTGAACAACGCTGGGTTATCGAGGGCGTTTACGGCTGGATGGTCAGTGAACTTGTGGAACAGGCAACATTGCTGATCTGGCTGTGTCTGGAGGATGAAGATTGCGTCAATAATATTCGCCTGCGAGAGTCGAAGCGGGACGACAACGACGAATTGCTGTTCGCGTTACTGGAATGGGCCGGCCGCTACCGTACTCGTGAAGGGTCCAGTGGATTTGTCGCGCATCAGCGTTTGTTCGAAGGGTTTGACGGTTCGAAACTTCAACTGATGGACCGGGCTGAAGTCACGGCTTTCGTCAGTACGATGGAACAAACCGACTGA
- a CDS encoding alkaline phosphatase D family protein, translating into MSAPLPLPADHSPLPPVLVGPLLRRLEPTRLLLWLVGSRALTLTLRLQGIDIRLDAGQCTIIPVGTHAFVHLIDVPLDAALPCDTLIEYDLLIIEADGAQSGILEWAPDLLYGEARCPNFVLRSRIDQLLHGSCRKPHHPAADGLLCVDRLLESEPDACKRPALLIMSGDQVYADDVAGPMLRAIHALIERLGLFDEHLDGAVVSDSAKLYEHPASYYHRADLLPALESNETLRERFFGGARKPIFTSSSADNHLVTFAEVMAMYLLVWSPTSWTLIAPQPPALTPERRKRYALEQTRIDEFKKGLGGVGRAMAHLPCLMIFDDHDITDDWNLSAQWEETAYGHPFSKRIIGNALLAYMLCQGWGNNPDAFGGMLEKTRLLSAPGQDHYLDSDVQDSLIDELLSFQKWHYVLPTRPALVVLDTRTRRWRSEMTLKQPSGLLDWEALSELQQELLDHPSAIIVSPAPIFGVKLIETVQRVFSWCGYPLLVDAENWMAHRGAAQVILNIFRHSRTPGNYVVLSGDVHYSFVYEVLIRYRKAGPRIWQITSSGIKNEFPSALLEWFDRLNRWLYSPRSPLNWLTKRRRMRIVPHIPEHAEAGERLWNSAGIGQVFFNEKGQPQDIYQFNADGSPKTRMIAPESSEMVD; encoded by the coding sequence ATGTCCGCACCTTTGCCATTGCCCGCCGATCACTCTCCATTGCCACCAGTCCTCGTCGGTCCGCTATTACGGCGCCTGGAACCCACGCGACTGCTGCTGTGGCTGGTGGGCTCCCGTGCGCTGACGCTAACGCTGCGTCTGCAAGGAATCGACATCCGTCTCGATGCGGGGCAATGCACGATCATCCCTGTCGGTACGCATGCCTTCGTTCATTTGATTGATGTGCCACTGGATGCCGCCCTGCCCTGCGACACGTTGATCGAGTACGACCTGCTGATCATCGAAGCGGATGGCGCTCAGTCGGGCATCCTCGAATGGGCGCCTGATCTACTATATGGCGAAGCGCGTTGTCCGAATTTCGTGTTGCGCTCACGGATTGATCAGTTGCTGCATGGCTCCTGCCGTAAACCCCACCATCCGGCGGCCGATGGTTTGTTGTGCGTCGATCGGTTGCTGGAGTCCGAGCCGGACGCTTGCAAGCGCCCCGCGCTATTAATAATGAGCGGTGATCAGGTGTATGCGGATGATGTCGCGGGGCCGATGTTGCGGGCAATTCATGCCTTGATCGAGCGTCTGGGGCTGTTCGACGAACACCTCGACGGTGCAGTGGTCAGCGATAGCGCCAAACTCTACGAACACCCGGCCAGTTACTACCATCGTGCGGATTTGTTACCGGCGCTTGAGAGCAACGAAACCCTGCGCGAACGATTTTTCGGTGGAGCGCGTAAGCCGATTTTTACCAGTAGCAGCGCCGACAACCATTTGGTGACCTTTGCCGAGGTCATGGCCATGTACCTATTAGTATGGTCACCAACGTCCTGGACACTGATCGCGCCGCAACCACCGGCACTGACGCCCGAACGACGCAAGCGTTATGCCCTGGAGCAGACGCGCATCGATGAGTTCAAGAAAGGACTGGGTGGTGTTGGACGAGCGATGGCGCACCTGCCGTGCCTGATGATTTTCGACGACCACGATATTACCGATGACTGGAATCTTTCCGCACAATGGGAGGAAACGGCCTACGGCCATCCGTTCTCCAAGCGCATCATCGGCAACGCGCTGCTCGCTTATATGCTGTGCCAAGGCTGGGGCAACAACCCGGACGCGTTTGGCGGCATGCTGGAAAAAACCCGACTATTGAGTGCCCCTGGGCAAGACCATTACCTCGACAGCGACGTCCAGGATAGCTTGATCGATGAGCTGCTGAGCTTTCAGAAGTGGCATTACGTGCTGCCCACCCGCCCTGCGCTGGTGGTGCTCGACACCCGCACTCGTCGCTGGCGCAGCGAGATGACGCTCAAGCAACCGTCCGGCCTGCTGGACTGGGAAGCGCTCAGCGAGCTGCAACAGGAATTGCTCGATCATCCCTCGGCGATCATCGTTTCGCCGGCGCCGATTTTCGGCGTCAAACTGATCGAAACCGTGCAACGGGTGTTTAGCTGGTGCGGTTATCCACTGTTGGTGGATGCCGAAAACTGGATGGCCCATCGCGGCGCGGCCCAAGTGATCCTGAACATTTTCCGACACTCCCGCACGCCCGGTAACTACGTGGTGCTGTCCGGCGATGTGCATTATTCCTTCGTCTACGAAGTATTGATCCGATACCGAAAGGCCGGCCCACGAATCTGGCAGATCACCAGCAGCGGCATCAAAAACGAATTCCCGTCCGCCCTGCTCGAATGGTTCGACCGCCTCAACCGCTGGCTCTACTCGCCCCGCTCGCCCCTCAACTGGCTGACCAAGCGTCGACGCATGCGCATTGTTCCGCACATTCCCGAGCACGCCGAAGCGGGTGAACGGCTGTGGAACTCGGCAGGGATCGGCCAAGTGTTCTTCAATGAAAAGGGCCAGCCGCAGGATATTTATCAATTCAATGCGGATGGATCACCGAAGACGCGGATGATTGCGCCTGAAAGTTCCGAAATGGTTGACTGA
- a CDS encoding ATP-binding protein — protein MSWLKRIRARDWPQDTVARWIALTIILAMLISLALNGLFIQLAGVWARPPLTEIGLLEKAAAITRVIEAAPAPLRHSLAQAANESGFTITWHPDRHDLNLPTVDDPKSDIGSTILQPMLRAPDRRIEAYEPADWTQHTEDAHYALLIELSDSSWLMFSAPSRSWGLDEAPRYLIVILLVLISTALVALIATRRLATPLQRFAEGARRFGTDFRAPPIEPLGPHEIRQAILAFNAMQAQLQHFIRDRTQMLAAISHDLRAPLTRMRLRGEFIEDSEQQQRLFRDVDEMQAMINSALEFFRDDARLEPATQFDLAELLQTLLDDCRDQGIGIAFSGPLRLVYFGRPLGLKRVITNLLDNAIKYGSGPTVELIPDDGQVRIKILDCGPGIPDTSLKQVFVPFFRMEGSRNKSTGGVGLGLSAARAIVLEHGGELTLRNRSMGGLEALVVLPVHPAA, from the coding sequence ATGAGCTGGCTGAAGCGGATTCGCGCCCGAGACTGGCCGCAAGATACGGTTGCGCGCTGGATCGCTTTGACGATCATCCTGGCCATGCTCATCTCACTGGCGCTCAACGGGTTGTTTATCCAACTGGCCGGGGTTTGGGCCCGCCCGCCGTTGACCGAAATCGGCCTGCTGGAAAAAGCCGCCGCCATCACTCGCGTCATCGAGGCCGCTCCGGCGCCCCTGCGCCACTCATTGGCGCAAGCCGCCAACGAGAGCGGCTTCACTATCACCTGGCACCCTGATCGGCACGACCTCAATCTGCCGACAGTGGACGATCCGAAGTCTGACATCGGCTCGACCATCCTGCAGCCGATGCTCAGAGCCCCAGACCGGCGCATCGAAGCCTATGAACCGGCCGACTGGACGCAGCACACGGAAGACGCGCATTACGCGCTGCTGATCGAGCTATCGGATTCATCCTGGCTGATGTTCTCCGCACCCTCACGCAGTTGGGGGCTCGACGAAGCGCCACGCTACCTGATCGTGATTCTTCTGGTGCTAATCTCCACCGCATTGGTCGCGCTGATCGCCACCCGCCGCCTCGCCACCCCTTTGCAGCGCTTCGCCGAAGGCGCTCGCCGCTTCGGCACGGACTTCCGCGCCCCACCCATCGAACCGCTCGGCCCCCACGAAATCCGCCAGGCCATTCTCGCGTTCAACGCCATGCAGGCCCAGCTACAACACTTCATCCGCGACCGCACGCAAATGCTCGCCGCCATCTCCCACGACCTGCGCGCTCCTCTGACGCGGATGCGCTTGCGAGGCGAATTCATCGAAGACAGCGAGCAACAGCAGCGACTGTTTCGTGACGTGGATGAAATGCAGGCAATGATCAACTCGGCGCTGGAGTTCTTTCGCGATGATGCGCGGCTTGAACCGGCGACCCAGTTTGATCTGGCGGAACTGCTGCAAACGTTACTTGATGATTGCCGCGATCAGGGAATCGGGATTGCCTTTAGCGGGCCGTTGCGGCTGGTGTATTTCGGGCGTCCGTTGGGGCTTAAACGGGTAATTACCAACTTGCTCGATAACGCTATCAAGTACGGTAGTGGGCCGACGGTTGAACTGATCCCCGATGATGGACAGGTGCGGATCAAAATACTGGATTGTGGGCCGGGTATTCCGGATACGAGCCTTAAACAAGTATTTGTGCCGTTCTTCCGGATGGAAGGCTCGCGTAACAAAAGCACTGGGGGTGTTGGTTTGGGGTTATCGGCGGCGCGGGCGATTGTGCTGGAACACGGAGGCGAGCTGACACTGCGTAATCGGTCGATGGGCGGGTTGGAAGCGTTGGTGGTGTTGCCGGTGCATCCGGCGGCGTGA
- a CDS encoding formate dehydrogenase subunit delta: MSTDNLIKMANQIAQYFASEPDQQQAVLGVRNHLQMYWTPSMRKELLAWQTTHQGADLHPLAQAAVSGAGWEA, from the coding sequence ATGAGCACTGACAACCTGATCAAAATGGCCAACCAGATCGCCCAGTACTTCGCCAGCGAACCAGACCAGCAACAAGCCGTGCTCGGCGTGCGTAATCACCTGCAGATGTACTGGACGCCCAGTATGCGCAAGGAGTTGCTGGCCTGGCAGACGACACATCAGGGGGCAGACTTGCACCCGCTGGCGCAGGCGGCGGTCAGTGGGGCGGGCTGGGAGGCTTAG
- the fdhF gene encoding formate dehydrogenase subunit alpha codes for MITLFDPKTDIDLGTPARESQVQVTLNIDGQSITVPEGTSVMRAAALLGTTIPKLCATDSLEAFGSCRMCLVEIDGMRGYPASCTTPVSEGMSVHTQTPKLATLRRNVMELYISDHPLDCLTCSANGNCELQTVAGQVGLREVRYGYEGENHLADQKDTSNPYFDYDPSKCIVCNRCVRACEETQGTFALTITGRGFESRVAAAGGDNFLDSECVSCGACVQACPTATLMEKSVVELGQPEHSVITTCAYCGVGCSFRAEMKGDQVVRMVPDKNGQANHGHSCVKGRFAWGYATHPDRITKPMIRKHINDPWQEVSWDEAVTYAASEFRRLQQKYGRDSIGGITSSRCTNEETYLVQKLVRAAFGNNNVDTCARVCHSPTGYGLKQTLGESAGTQSFDSVMQADVILVMGANPSDAHPVFASQLKRRLREGARLIVIDPRRIDLVDSVHARAELHLALRPGTNVAMLNALAHVIVTEGLLNQAFIDVRCEGSDFARWSEFVSRAENSPEILGPICGVAAADIRAAARLYATGGNAAIYYGLGVTEHSQGSTAVMGIANLAMATGNIGREGVGVNPLRGQNNVQGSCDMGSFPHELPGYRHISNEVVRAQFEQAWNVTLQPDPGLRIPNMFEAALGGSFKGLYCQGEDIAQSDPNTQHVTAALSAMECVVVQDIFLNETAKFAHVFLPGSSFLEKDGTFTNAERRISRVRKVMEPLGGKADWEGTVALANALGYPMHYQHPSEIMDEIASLTPTFTNVSYTELDRHGSLQWPCNAAAPDGTPTMHINEFVRGKGRFMLTGYVPTEEKVNSRYPLLLTTGRILSQYNVGAQTRRTDNVAWHHEDRLEIHPTDAESRGINEGDWVGIGSRAGQTVLRARITERVAPGVVYTTFHFPESGANVITTDNSDWATNCPEYKVTAVEVSRVYHPSEWQKRYQEFSDEQQRLLDERRQARTAGKAEVRR; via the coding sequence ATGATCACTCTCTTCGACCCGAAAACCGATATCGATTTGGGAACCCCGGCCCGCGAAAGTCAGGTGCAGGTCACCCTGAACATCGACGGCCAAAGCATCACCGTGCCCGAAGGCACCTCAGTGATGCGCGCCGCCGCGCTGCTGGGCACCACCATTCCCAAACTGTGTGCCACCGACAGCCTGGAAGCCTTCGGCTCCTGCCGCATGTGCCTGGTGGAGATCGACGGCATGCGCGGCTACCCCGCGTCCTGCACCACGCCGGTCAGCGAAGGCATGAGCGTACACACCCAAACGCCGAAGCTCGCCACCCTGCGCCGCAACGTCATGGAGCTGTACATCTCCGATCACCCGCTGGACTGTCTGACCTGCTCAGCCAACGGCAACTGCGAGCTGCAAACCGTGGCCGGCCAAGTCGGCCTGCGGGAAGTGCGTTACGGCTATGAAGGTGAAAACCATCTGGCCGACCAGAAGGACACCTCCAACCCCTACTTCGACTACGACCCGAGCAAGTGCATCGTCTGCAACCGCTGCGTGCGCGCCTGCGAAGAAACCCAGGGCACCTTTGCTCTGACCATTACCGGGCGCGGTTTCGAATCCCGGGTTGCCGCCGCCGGTGGCGATAACTTCCTCGACTCCGAATGCGTGTCCTGCGGCGCCTGTGTGCAAGCCTGCCCCACCGCGACCCTGATGGAAAAAAGCGTGGTCGAACTGGGTCAGCCCGAACACAGCGTGATCACCACGTGCGCCTATTGCGGCGTGGGCTGCTCGTTCCGCGCCGAGATGAAAGGCGACCAGGTCGTACGCATGGTTCCAGACAAGAACGGCCAGGCCAACCACGGCCACTCTTGCGTCAAAGGGCGCTTTGCCTGGGGCTACGCCACTCACCCGGATCGCATTACCAAGCCAATGATCCGCAAACACATCAATGACCCTTGGCAGGAAGTCAGCTGGGATGAAGCGGTGACCTACGCCGCCAGCGAATTCCGCCGGTTGCAGCAAAAATACGGCCGCGACTCCATTGGTGGCATCACCTCCAGCCGCTGCACCAACGAAGAAACCTACCTGGTGCAAAAACTGGTGCGTGCTGCGTTCGGCAACAACAACGTCGACACCTGTGCGCGGGTCTGCCACTCGCCGACCGGTTATGGTTTGAAACAAACCCTGGGCGAGTCCGCCGGCACCCAGAGTTTTGACTCGGTAATGCAGGCCGACGTGATCCTGGTGATGGGCGCCAACCCCAGCGACGCCCACCCGGTGTTCGCCTCCCAGCTCAAGCGCCGCTTGCGTGAAGGCGCGCGGCTGATCGTCATCGACCCGCGACGCATTGATCTGGTGGACTCGGTGCATGCCCGCGCCGAACTGCACCTGGCCCTGCGCCCGGGCACCAACGTCGCCATGCTCAACGCCTTGGCCCACGTCATCGTCACCGAAGGCTTGCTCAACCAGGCCTTTATCGACGTCCGTTGCGAGGGCAGTGATTTCGCCCGCTGGAGCGAGTTTGTCAGCCGCGCGGAAAACTCGCCGGAAATCCTTGGCCCCATCTGCGGCGTCGCCGCTGCCGACATCCGCGCCGCCGCCCGTCTGTATGCCACCGGCGGCAATGCGGCGATCTACTACGGCCTGGGCGTTACCGAGCACAGCCAGGGCAGCACCGCGGTCATGGGCATCGCCAACCTGGCCATGGCCACCGGCAACATCGGCCGCGAAGGCGTGGGCGTGAACCCGCTACGTGGGCAGAACAACGTTCAGGGTTCCTGCGACATGGGCTCCTTCCCCCACGAGTTGCCTGGCTACCGGCACATCTCCAACGAGGTGGTACGGGCGCAGTTCGAACAGGCCTGGAACGTCACCCTGCAACCCGACCCGGGCCTGCGCATTCCCAACATGTTCGAGGCAGCCCTGGGCGGCAGCTTTAAGGGCTTGTATTGCCAAGGCGAAGACATTGCCCAAAGTGATCCCAATACCCAGCACGTCACCGCGGCGTTGTCGGCGATGGAATGCGTGGTGGTGCAGGACATTTTCCTCAACGAAACCGCGAAGTTCGCTCATGTGTTCCTGCCGGGCAGCTCGTTCCTGGAAAAAGACGGCACCTTCACCAACGCCGAGCGGCGCATCTCCCGGGTGCGCAAAGTCATGGAGCCGCTGGGCGGCAAGGCCGACTGGGAAGGCACGGTGGCCCTGGCCAACGCCCTGGGTTACCCGATGCACTACCAGCACCCGTCAGAAATCATGGATGAAATCGCCAGCCTGACGCCGACTTTCACCAACGTCAGTTACACCGAACTGGATCGCCACGGCAGCCTGCAATGGCCGTGCAACGCCGCGGCACCGGACGGCACGCCGACCATGCACATCAACGAGTTCGTGCGCGGCAAGGGGCGCTTCATGCTCACCGGTTATGTGCCCACCGAGGAAAAGGTCAACAGTCGTTATCCCCTTCTGCTGACCACCGGGCGCATCCTCAGCCAGTACAACGTCGGCGCCCAGACTCGGCGCACCGACAACGTCGCCTGGCACCACGAAGACCGCCTGGAAATCCACCCGACCGACGCCGAGAGCCGTGGCATCAACGAAGGTGACTGGGTCGGCATAGGCAGCCGCGCCGGACAAACCGTACTGCGTGCGCGGATCACCGAACGGGTAGCCCCAGGCGTGGTGTACACCACCTTCCACTTCCCTGAATCGGGGGCCAACGTCATCACCACCGACAACTCCGACTGGGCCACCAACTGTCCGGAGTACAAGGTTACCGCCGTGGAAGTCAGCCGCGTCTACCACCCTTCCGAGTGGCAAAAACGCTATCAGGAATTCAGCGACGAACAACAACGTCTGCTCGACGAACGCCGCCAGGCACGCACCGCCGGAAAAGCCGAGGTACGCCGATGA
- a CDS encoding formate dehydrogenase beta subunit: MMPRLYLPCDSLARAVGADEVAVALATQAQERSLPLDLQRTSSRGLYWLEPLLEVDSPQGRIGFGPLTAADVPSVLDALQGESSDHPLALGLVEELPYLKTQQRLLFARAGITRPLSLDDYRDHGGFEGLTRAVAIGGEETATEVFDSGLRGRGGAAFPAGIKWRTVRATQAAQKYIVCNADEGDSGTFADRMLMEGDPFLLIEGMAIAGITVGATYGYIYVRSEYPQAVATLRAALEIARSNGYLGANVGGSGLAFDMEVRVGAGAYICGEETALLDSLEGKRGIVRAKPPIPALQGLFGQPTLVHNVLTLASVPLILAKGAQFYRDYGMGRSLGTMPFQLAGNIRHGGLVERAFGLTLRELVEDYGGGTASGRPLKAAQVGGPLGAWVPPSQFDTPLDYEAFAAIGAMLGHGGVVVADDTLDMAHMARFAMQFCAEESCGKCTPCRIGSTRGVEVIDRLLAAPDQNGRDEQVIILKDLCDTLQYGSLCALGGMTSYPVVSALKYFPADFGLQSSEADQ; encoded by the coding sequence ATGATGCCGCGCCTCTATTTGCCCTGTGATTCCCTCGCCCGCGCCGTGGGCGCCGATGAGGTGGCCGTGGCCCTTGCCACTCAGGCCCAGGAACGCAGTTTGCCGCTGGACCTGCAACGCACCAGTTCTCGCGGCCTGTACTGGCTGGAACCACTGCTGGAAGTGGACTCCCCGCAAGGCCGTATCGGCTTCGGTCCGCTGACCGCTGCCGATGTGCCGTCGGTGCTCGATGCGCTGCAAGGCGAGTCGTCCGACCATCCGCTGGCCTTGGGTCTGGTGGAAGAATTGCCGTATCTGAAGACGCAACAACGCCTGCTGTTTGCCCGCGCCGGCATTACCCGGCCGCTGTCCCTGGACGATTACCGGGATCATGGCGGTTTCGAGGGCTTGACCCGGGCCGTCGCCATTGGCGGTGAGGAGACCGCGACAGAAGTGTTCGATTCAGGCCTGCGTGGCCGTGGCGGCGCGGCCTTCCCCGCCGGGATCAAATGGCGCACGGTGCGCGCCACCCAGGCGGCGCAGAAATACATTGTGTGCAACGCTGATGAAGGCGACTCCGGCACTTTTGCCGACCGCATGTTGATGGAAGGCGACCCCTTCCTGCTGATCGAAGGCATGGCCATTGCCGGCATCACCGTCGGCGCCACCTACGGCTACATCTATGTGCGCTCGGAATATCCACAGGCCGTGGCCACCCTGCGTGCGGCGCTGGAGATTGCCCGGTCCAACGGTTATCTCGGCGCCAATGTCGGTGGCAGCGGCCTGGCCTTCGATATGGAAGTGCGGGTCGGTGCTGGCGCTTACATCTGCGGTGAGGAAACCGCGCTGCTGGACTCCCTCGAGGGCAAGCGCGGGATCGTCCGTGCCAAGCCGCCGATTCCCGCGTTGCAGGGGCTGTTCGGCCAGCCAACGCTGGTGCACAACGTGCTGACCCTGGCCTCGGTGCCGCTGATTCTGGCCAAGGGCGCGCAGTTCTATCGCGATTACGGCATGGGCCGTTCCCTGGGCACCATGCCCTTCCAGCTGGCGGGCAATATTCGTCACGGCGGTCTGGTGGAGCGGGCCTTTGGCTTGACCTTGCGGGAACTGGTGGAAGACTACGGCGGCGGCACCGCCAGTGGCCGACCGCTGAAGGCCGCGCAGGTGGGCGGCCCGCTCGGCGCCTGGGTGCCACCGTCGCAATTCGACACACCGCTGGATTACGAAGCGTTCGCCGCCATCGGCGCGATGCTCGGCCACGGTGGTGTGGTGGTGGCTGATGACACGTTGGACATGGCCCACATGGCGCGCTTCGCCATGCAGTTCTGCGCCGAGGAATCCTGTGGCAAATGCACCCCATGCCGCATCGGCTCGACCCGGGGCGTGGAGGTGATTGACCGCCTGCTGGCCGCGCCTGACCAGAACGGTCGTGATGAGCAGGTGATCATCCTCAAGGACCTGTGCGACACCCTGCAATACGGTTCGCTGTGTGCGTTGGGCGGCATGACCTCCTATCCGGTCGTCAGCGCCCTCAAGTACTTCCCCGCCGACTTCGGTCTGCAGTCCTCGGAGGCCGACCAATGA
- a CDS encoding formate dehydrogenase subunit gamma, producing MPDEMLHLPMVNSLLERHKRSPGALLPILHEIQEGIGYIPDVAIPEIAHALNLSQAEVRGVISFYHDFRTAPPARHILRLCRAESCQSRGAEQLAAQLRERLQLDDHGSSADGNISLRPVYCLGACACSPALELDGQLHARLSPERLDALLDACREDA from the coding sequence ATGCCTGATGAGATGTTGCACCTGCCTATGGTCAACAGCCTGTTGGAGCGCCACAAGCGCTCCCCCGGCGCACTGTTGCCGATCCTTCATGAGATTCAGGAGGGCATCGGTTACATTCCCGATGTCGCCATCCCCGAGATTGCCCACGCGCTCAACCTGAGTCAGGCCGAGGTTCGCGGGGTGATCAGTTTCTACCATGACTTCCGCACCGCGCCCCCCGCCCGGCATATTCTGCGTCTGTGTCGGGCCGAGTCCTGCCAGAGCCGCGGTGCCGAGCAGCTTGCGGCGCAGTTGCGCGAACGTCTGCAACTGGACGACCACGGCAGCAGCGCCGACGGCAATATCAGCCTGCGTCCGGTGTATTGCCTCGGCGCCTGCGCCTGTTCGCCTGCCCTGGAGCTGGATGGTCAGCTGCATGCGCGGCTCAGCCCCGAGCGTCTGGATGCCCTGCTCGATGCTTGCCGGGAGGACGCATGA
- a CDS encoding DUF3077 domain-containing protein, giving the protein MTDQSELKTIGLTPAIYCADQALFHVTGGVPLGDALAMASDFLFLAKKLTEDAAYARDTDRHAWAAHYLTAMSKAVVDDAVKVLRRDGSDASR; this is encoded by the coding sequence ATGACCGATCAATCAGAACTCAAAACCATCGGCCTAACACCCGCCATCTACTGCGCGGATCAAGCCCTGTTCCACGTCACTGGCGGCGTTCCCCTCGGTGATGCGTTAGCCATGGCTTCTGATTTTCTGTTTCTCGCCAAGAAGCTGACCGAAGATGCTGCTTACGCCAGAGACACCGACCGCCACGCCTGGGCCGCGCATTATTTGACGGCGATGAGTAAGGCGGTGGTTGATGATGCGGTGAAGGTGCTTAGGCGGGATGGTTCTGATGCCAGTCGGTAA
- a CDS encoding tetratricopeptide repeat protein, translating to MDIQHFYPSVRRFIKIDAIILLFITPLFAYADITEEEATANCLKISEYSAEGGKYYKLKQYAKAREQYERQVGWSESCQLGEEAVAMAYNNVALTYVHEGNYLKARAWLNILPNDKKSIFNLEKISDDIKNSVEKLSAKSEGQYWQYAGASLWNTMTIKPQGQKYKVDFQGYYAGLMAMYYGPNIGEFSTVLEVDNGKAQYAMSGDDEGDCVYDFDIKKDLLTVKRTAGEWCGFGHNVGAEGVYNRVEF from the coding sequence ATGGATATTCAGCACTTCTATCCTTCAGTGCGCCGCTTTATAAAAATTGACGCGATCATACTGCTTTTTATTACCCCGCTTTTTGCTTATGCGGACATTACTGAGGAAGAGGCGACAGCTAACTGTCTTAAAATTAGTGAATACTCCGCCGAGGGCGGAAAGTATTACAAGCTTAAGCAATACGCCAAGGCTCGGGAGCAATACGAGCGGCAGGTCGGCTGGTCGGAGAGTTGTCAGCTGGGCGAAGAGGCAGTTGCGATGGCCTACAATAACGTCGCTCTCACCTATGTACACGAAGGCAATTACCTTAAGGCCCGGGCATGGCTGAATATTCTTCCAAACGACAAAAAGTCGATTTTCAACCTTGAAAAAATCAGTGACGATATAAAAAACTCGGTAGAGAAACTGTCTGCTAAGTCAGAAGGGCAATATTGGCAATATGCCGGGGCTTCGTTATGGAACACCATGACTATCAAGCCGCAGGGTCAGAAATACAAAGTTGATTTTCAGGGTTATTACGCTGGCCTGATGGCGATGTACTACGGTCCCAATATAGGTGAGTTTTCAACGGTATTAGAGGTTGATAATGGCAAGGCTCAATACGCCATGAGCGGAGATGACGAAGGCGACTGCGTATACGACTTCGACATTAAAAAAGATCTGCTCACTGTAAAGCGCACGGCAGGTGAGTGGTGCGGCTTTGGTCATAATGTGGGTGCTGAAGGCGTTTATAACAGGGTTGAGTTCTAG